One Gossypium arboreum isolate Shixiya-1 chromosome 13, ASM2569848v2, whole genome shotgun sequence genomic window, TCTAAAGGGGATGGGTCTAACAAAAGCGTAAAGGGCATATGGTTATTCAACTATTTTCTTTCTAAACTTTTGGCACATCACTGGAGGGGAAGTTAGTTCCTACTATTTGGGAGTTTTGAATgaaggtaagattttgggacttCTTAATATAACCAATAATGTATTAATACCAAAAGAAGCCCATCCGATGAATTTAACAAATTTTACGCCGATAAGTCCCTATACAGTTCTTTATAAAATGATTTCAAAGATAGTTGCTAGTCATTTTAAAAGAGCATTAGAATGATGTATTGATGAAGCTCAAAGTGCATTTGTGTCGAGGCATTTGATAACAGATAATGTTCTCCTAGCTTATGAATTTTTTCACACTTTTAGGTAAAAATGAACAGGGAGTAAGGGTTTTATGACACTGAAATTAGACATGAGTAAAACATATGATCGAGTAGAGTGATTGTTTTTAATGAGATTTTTTAATTCATGGGTGGAGCTTATTATGCGATGCATAACTACTGTCTCGTAGTAAATTGTAGTTAATAGAAAAGTTGGAAAGGTTTTTAAACCTACTAGAGGCCTACAACAGGGAGATCCATTAAGcccttttctatttttaatatgTAATGAAGCGCTCTCATCTCTTATGATATTGGCTATGAAGGAAGgtttgttaaaaagggctaaagtATGTAGAAGGAGACCTCAAATCTCTCATTTCATGTTTGTTGATGATTGCATTTTATTTGGAGAGGCTACTGATATGAGGGCTCATATTCCGAAAGATATACTTAGGAAGTATGAAGTATGTTCTGGGTAGAGTATTAACTATGAAAAGTAAATTGTGTTCTATAGTTCAAGTACTTCTGATAGGGCAAGAAGGATAGTTTCGCAAATCTTGAATGTTAGAAGCTCAACGAATTCGAAGAAGTATTTTAGTTTGCTAAATATGGTAGGACGGATGAAGAAACTATTTTTTCAGTTACTAAAGGATCATATCAAGAAAAAGATTGATAATTAGAGTACTAAACAGTTTTCACAAGGTGGAAAAGAGATTTTTATAAAAGTTTTTCTACAAGGTATTCTGACGTATTCAATGGCTTGCTTTTTGCTACTGAAGTCACTTTGTGGGGAATTAGAGAGTATAATGGTGAAATTTTGGTGGCAAAAAGGACATGGAAAATAGGGGACCATTGGTGTGAGTGGAAATCACTATGAGAATTAAAATAGAATAAGGATTTGGGTTTTAGATgtttaacaaaatttaatttagcTTTACTTGTAAAATAGGGTTGGCGCCTAATTAATTATCTGAATTTGTTGTTAGCCTGTATTTTAAAAGCTAAATATTACCCAGATACTGATTTTTTAAGTGTCAGATTGGGAAATATTCCTTCTTATACCTAGAAGATTGTATGGGCGGCTAAAGGTAAGTTACAAGATGGGTTGTTCTAGTAGGTTGGGACTGGAATAAAAATTCCAGTGATGGAAGTGGCATGGGTACCAAGGCCAGTAGACTACAATATACAAAATAATGTTAGTAATTCAGGCATTAGTGTGGTTGCGAATTTGATAGATGATAATTCCAAAGAATGGAAAACAGAAGTAgagaataatatcttctatgaaagCGATGCTAACAGAATTTTACGTATTCCACTAGAAAAGGTGTCACACGATGATTTTATGGTGTCAAAAGGGGAAGCATCGGGGGAGTATTCTGTGCAGAGTGGATACAAGCTAGTTTTACAAGGTACTATAGACCCTATTGCTTATTACAATTAAAGCAACTACATGTtgttttacaaaaaaaatttggAGTCTGAAACTACCCTCAAaactaaaaattacaatttggagAATTTCTATGAACTTTATACCTATTCTCAATAATCTACATTATAAGAGATTAGCTGAACCACAATGTGTCCCAAATGTGTAGGTGAATTAGAAAACAAAAAGCTTGTATTTCGTTCGTGATTGTCCTACAAAAAAGGAAATTTGACATAAATTGAATTTTGTTTGGCCACAATCGGTGACAAATTCAGAGTGTATGGAATGGTTTACTTGGATATTTAAAGAAAATTCTGCCAACCAATGTCAACTTTTTTGTTGTGCGTTGTTGGTAAGTTGGACAAAAAGGAACAAGTTGTTGcatgaaggaaaaaaaaaaccacgACAAGCAATAGTAGATTTCATTACAAATTACATACGAGAACTAGATGGGATGGGGAAAAAGTTACCTGGTAGGGGATCGGAGATTGAGCGGTAGAGAATACTGAAGTGGCCAAAtctcaaaataaattttgatgcCGCTTTTAACAAACAAGAAAGCATATCTTGTTTAGGCATTATGATAAAGGATTCAAATTGATGGGTTCTAAGGTCTAAAACAGTGTTAAACAATAACATACCTTTGGCGTTTGCAGCGAAAGCTCTTGCATGTGTTTAGGCAGTTCAAATGGGCTTGGAAATGTGTTTATAAGTGGTGGAAGTTGAAGGCGATACATTTTCAGTAATCAATAAGAGTCAAAGTAATGGGTTGGACAGATCAGAGATAGGTGCATACATAAGGGATATTCAACAATTAAAGAGGGGCTTTCAGAGATGTTGGTTTAAACATACTCCAAGAATGGAAAATAGGGTAGCACATGCATTAGCCACAGAAGGTTTGAAGAGAGGGGAACAGATTTACCTAAGAAGTGAAGTTCCCGAATATGATGTGTTCTTGCTAGAAAATGACCAAAAATAGGTAAAAACATCAGACTGAGCTGCCTTTAGAGAAATGGTTAAAGTCGAATGAAGAAGCCAAAAAAAATGGAGAGatcaaaaaaggaagaaaagtcaAAACTCCCTCAGGAACTATAATTGATTGAGGTCTGATTGGGCGGCCTAGAAGCTTATAGAGCACGACAGTTCATATTTTGATCGGATTTTTTTTTGCCCAGACTAAGCTTCTTGACCGAACTGAGCTGTAACAGTTGTTTTGCCTAATGAATTGGTCTTgggctttgttttatttattaataaaatccaatttgtttaatttcaaaaaaaaaaaagagaggaaaggttatagataattttaagtattgtgtatatgttgtatatttgataaattttgtaaCTAATCTTTCCTTTAGTAGGtaatttaatttctaattcacaacTTTCTTTTAAATTGATCAtattgttatatattattttaatagttgactgagtttatatgttttaattgtaTGTATTCTTATAGATTTTAAATACTAAGCATATTCGTTCAAATTCTGgtcaatataaattaaaatttatatcaaTATTCACAATTTTTGTACTAATATAATTTAAGGTAAATTATCTGGTTGGTTACTCAACTTTTAAGgtgctttcattttggtcacccaaaaTGAAATTTTTGCAATTTCGTCACTCAACTTCTAGGgcactttcattttagtcaccttACTATTAAATCTCTAATGGTAGTTAACTTGTACACACCACTTCATGTTCACACTTTTATTTTTGTCACCccaaaatatcatttttataatATTGGTCGAGGTAaaaaattaaggattaaagtaAAAAAtggtagaaactaaaataatgttttaaaataatcaaattgtaCCTTTTTAGCCCATTCGAAAGttctaaatatattttttcactattaaaattttaaatttcaaaacattaaaatcaattaaacaagttattgaaaattttatcccttgcaattaatttaattaattaattttatattccaTGCCAAACAAAACCCAAAATTTTCTTATCACTTCTTTACCCAAACCAAGAACtaacaattaattcaattaattgcaataattttctttattttcagcTTAGTATAGAATatttgaaattatataataaaaataaatttaagtttcaaaaaaatattaaatatgagtTGTCGAGTTTATTGCATTGAGAATAAtatggaaagaaaataaaattttaaaatttagaaggaGATATTTCAATattaaagtaattaatattatcaagtgataaaatttttaacaatttatttaattgattttatgttttgatatttaaatttcaatattgaaaaaaaattagaattttggcAATGTtataaacaagtacaatttgaaaatttttcaatacattattttaatttctaccattttttcactttaatcctttTTTTACCCCAAATCAATACTTTAAAATGGGATATTTTATGgtgatcaaaataaaaacaacctaaaagttgggtgaccaaaataaaagtaaaaacatgatATAATGTAACACCCATTACTCGATTCAGTCGTCAAACTCGAGTTTTTAGAATGTTACAGTCATAACCAGAATAGAACACATTTAAATGACATTGATTATCCCAAATAAACATAGAATACTTCCTAAATGCATAATTATTgctcaaatttaacaaaaatcatCCAAACATAATCAAGTCAATTTATGATTAACAAATACATCATTTCTCAAATCATATACAGGTTTCTGTATGCTCTAATACCATCCAGAATTTAACTAGGATTAATTTGcaacattttcaaatttttagttCAATTATAAATTAAAACAATTCAGAGCTTAATTGTAATTATCATAATCAATAGTCAATCATTATTCATAGCATATATGTGAAAACGGAACTTAAATCGAGTCCACGGaccttaaaaatagtttggaaaCAACTACGGATTAatctaaaacaaaataaaaaaaacgtggaaaattttgaaaacaatgatcacatggccgtgtgacagagCCCATGTCATATGGCTAAACCGTGTACAGTTCGAAGTTAGGGGCACACGATTGTGTCTCTAGAGTCGTGAATAGCCTGATACCGTGTGGAAAAACCTGTACCTAAAAATCAATAAGGCACACTACCATGTGGCAAACAGTGTCCCAGGCTGTGTACAACCTAAATGACTTCAAAAACAAGTAATTTCAAACACCATTTCTTAGCTATCAAACCCAACCATTTCCACCAATttaaaacacattcaaacatGTCAAAAACATGCTAAAAACATTCATCCTAAGTGGCTAATCAATGTACCCTCATTAGTAccacaatttaaacatttaaaatccAAATTACATACATCATTtcccaaaacacaaaacatgtatcTATCAAGCATTTCATAACTTTAAACCACAATCAAAACCAAACTTGGAAATATACGAATCATACCATTTATATACATATGGTTAAAACATGCCAAAAGAGCcaaataaacacaaccacaacaTCACATAACAAAAAGCATAGAACAACAGTCTAATAACAAGTGAACTTGAATTCCTAGTACATGCTACTTATAACCTAAATCAAAGTAATCACAATTTATACCGAGTCGATAAACAAATAGTGTGAGCTCTGACTTGAACTTCCAACCGACAGAAACTTTCGACGATCTATGGGAAAAACAACACAACAGATGTAAGCAAATCTTTGCTTTGTAAGTATGTATTAAACTTTAACTTTAACTTACCATAAAGGTTGGAACTTAAACATTTTtgcaattaaaatttataaacaatGTCATGagattattattaacctatacaTATCACAAGTCTCACAAGGTTAGTGAGTTCACATATATGAAACTTATAACTTTATCATGTCATAAAAAATATACAAGTAAACACATTTGATACACCATTCATTcaacatttattcatttaacaaTTCACATTTCCATTTTAAGTGTTCATCTCAAATGTCCCTTCTTACTTATCTATCCATATAAACATTTCATATAACACTTCATATAATTATTTCCATATAACCGCTTCATATAGGTATTTCGCTTACATGTTCTCGTATAACTGATTCATATAACCATTACATATATCTACTTTTatataaccaattcatataaccattttgTATAGCCATTTCAAAGTGTTAGCCTTAACACAACATGATTTAATAATTCCAAGTCAGTAAACAACAATATACAGATATTCAGAATTCATATTTTTATCCATTTTAATGAAACAATTTATCATTGCACAATCTTTGTTTTTCCAATGGAACTTTGTAAAAGAACTCAATACACAAGTCTGGGAAATAGATGATGCTCATATGAGCTAATCAGATATAGAAATATATGTGTTGGGTTACCCATTCGGGCTAAACTAGCGACAACATAGAAAAATAGCCTGGCTAGGGCTATGTATATATGTaaggttaccagtccaggctaaacctttaaaatgaAAACgaattactagtccaagctaaatttgTGTCACATGCATATCCGAGTCCATAACAAATACTGGAGTTTGATCCAGAACGGGAACCATTTAGAAATCTCATGTATGAGACTTTTACTCGATACATCGGAATTATCACAGAATTCAATTTACTACCAAATAGTCTGATTTCAATTTtaacaatatatataattaaccaCAGCTAATAAAAATTTGTAACAATAGAAAGAAGAACGAACTTACCTAGACAAAAATGATTGCGAAAACAAGGCCAACAACTAATTCATTAATTTAGTTTTTCCACGATTCGAGTCCGGTTgtttgtttcttgatctaaataaatagtttttgttcaattaatccattcaaacatttcaaacattttaaacatttcaaacatttaaacTTAAACTTAAACTTATAATCCTttttaacataaatttaaaaattatcccTAAACTtttcacttttattcaatttagtccctaaacccgaaACTTTTGAATTTACCACCATTTAACCAATTCAATGCTAGCTGAATTTTATATAATCCCTATTTATGCCACATTTATCACAATTTCACAATAATTCCaagaatttttactattttaacaacttagtccctaaatacaaaattaacaaaatttacttcaTCAAATATCCCTTAAATATTTCATAGCTTACAAATTTAACCATTTCTATCAAAACATataagattcatcaatggcaaatttagaaatttttaacagttttgaaagcgGAGGTACGAGTTAGTTAGATTAaactgcaatgatctcaaaaacataaaaattaaaagaaacggAATTCAAATGTACTTACATGCACAAGTTGAAGCTTAGCCGAATCTTCAAACTCAACAATGGAGTTTCGGTCATCCACAATGAAAAATGAAgatgatatttattttattattttatctaactttatctttttatttaattaccaaaatgtcattaatttacatatttttaaactaaagcatatatatataccGTCCAACATTTTAAGTATGGTTAAATTATCATATAAATCCATTCAACTATGTTTTTGAAATCAATTAACCCTTTTAAACTAATAACGAttgatttttgtgatttttacgatttagttttttttacttaattacctatctaaaagttaaaattttctaactaaatttTAATATACCTATATaatcactccgtaaatatttaataaaatatttactagCTCGATTTACTGAAATGAAGTCTCCAAACATCATTCTCGAAAAtcacttgactttagggacaaCCAACTTGTACTTAAATATTCATTCAATTACCAAAAATTATCAAActaaaattcaatataatatcATAATTGATTCGTAAATATTACATAATAATATTTACCaacttactcgtcagatttgtgatttcaaaaccactattttcaacactactgaaaaacgggttgttacatgtaACGTGTACAGTTAACTGCCATTAGAGATTTGACGGTTTGGTgattaaaataaaagatattaaAATTTGAGTGAAAAATTACAATGATTTTATTTTGGGTGACCAAATAAAACACCCTAAAAATCGGGTCACTAACTAGATAATTTACCTATTTAATGAACATAATAaatcatttctaattttaaaattacctaaattttaattaaatcctAGTGAACATTTGATCATAATTTGGATTCCTAAAATATAGATCTCtttaaacaaaataaatatacaaaGGTATCAAAATTAAATAATGTATTGTGTATTAAGAAGCATTAATAAATTAAGTGGACAATAATAATGCTCTAACCAGCCTTGTaagttatttaaaatattaatagatttttttttCAGCAATCAATTTTTAATAATGATTGTAAAAACTTGTAGGAGAAAATGAAGATGTTGAACGTTGATTTCAGGTTATTACAGCATAACTTTATACTTTGAATTCTATACAACTAATCTATGCATAGTACAAGAAGACAAACTTATATATATcacaatttatgctatattaaggtataattttgaatttgtcctttacaaaatttgaaaacttgttAGTAGAACACgtcctttattatttttaattttaaaaatataatttaaaatacaacAAATCACTATTCTTATAAAAAAATATTGGTGTAGGGACTGCATAAAAAATATTGGTATTGTTTGTATTTTGGTTTGCAGAATCTTTTGCAATGCAAGTCATACTGAAAACTTCCATCAAGCACTTCTATTAACTAATGATTTATTTTAGAAAACAATAATCGTAAGTAGCAAACATGTCCAAACCATAAATCAATTTTTGCATTGGTTCCTAAAATTTAAACAATCCAATTGAATCTTCAAACTGAatctaatatatataaacatatttatTAATTCATACATTATTAAGAGATGAACCAAGCCAACTCCAAGTTGACAATTAAGGCTAAGATGATAGTTGAACATAATTAGTATTATACTTTAGTCTGAAATTCAATTGGAATGATCTGAAATTTGGGTTCAATTTAAAATTTGACTCATAGTTTGAGGACCAATAGTAGAATTAACCCTATAAATAATTTCAAGCACTAAAATATATGGCTTAAACACTTGGTGCTTCCTTTAAAGATAGGGTTTCCACCATTGTTGTAAGGCACACCAAGGAAGAAAGAGATAAAATATGGCACCCATTTCATTACCTAACAAGCCCCATGCAGTATGCATCCCCTTCCCGGCACAAGGTCACGTAAACCCGATGCTCAAAGTGGCCAAACTCCTCCATTTCAAAGGCTTCCGCATCACTTTCGTCAACACCGAGTACAACCACAAACGCTTGCTCAAATCCAGGGGCCCCCACGCCCTCGACGGCTTGCCTGACTTCCGGTTCGAGACAATCCCCGACGGCCTTCCTCCGCCCGACATCGACGCCACGCAAGACATCCCCGCGCTTTGTGACTCCACTAGCAAGCATTGTTTGGCTCCCTTTCGCCGACTCCTTGTTGAGCTAAATGTTAATTCCGGTGTCCCTCCGGTCACTTGTATCGTCGCTGATGGGAGCATGTCGTTCACTCTCGAGGCGGCTAAAGAGTTAGGGATTCCCAGTGTGTTGCTTTGGACACCCAGTGCTTGTGGTTTCTTGGCTTATTGCCATTTCCGACGGCTTATTGATGAGGGTTTTACACCATTGAAAGGTACAAAACTCTGGTTTTTCTTTCAAACTTTTTGGTTAAATTTGGCTATTGTCCCTCTACTATGctataaatttaagatttaatcctTATAGTTTAATTTCAGATATTTGATTTATTGTTATTAATTAGtacatataattaataaaattaaattttcttgagtaaaatgttttaaaagatGTAAGCATGTTTTAGGctgaaatttgaatttttttccattatttctaatatttttaattaaaaaacctttaatccttttatttttatgCATATTTATTATCAGTTGACTGATTGACTCAATTTTCATATGGAATTAATTTTGTGGCAGAATAACAGTGAAAAAATTCACTTAATCACTTTTAACAACTAAAATtgtgacaaataaaaataaaaaattaattattttcttctTAAAATGCATCCTTAAGCATTCATTTTAAAAGTATTCCACATCAGTATTTAAGTGAAATGATGATGTTAATAATTTcaactaattaataatattataaaataaaaacaaaattatatcaaattacaGGAGTAAATATCGAATATTAGCATAGTAAAAGGACTGAATTCTGAATTTGACCCCTAACAATTTCTTCATCATTGGGCAGATGAATCCTATTTGACAAACGGGTATTTGGATACCGTCATTGACTGGATCCCGGGCCTGAAAAACATCCGTATAAGGGACCTTCCAAGCTTTGTTCGAACAACGAATCCAGACGATATAATGTTGAATTTCTTTGCGACGGAGTGCGAAAGAGCTTCCAAAGCTTCCGCCATTATCGTAAACACCTTCGATGAATTGGAACATGATGTCGTCAAAGCTCTCTCCTCTATCTTCCCTAAATTTTACACTATTGGACCCCTTCACTTGCTCCTCAACCACATCCCACCGTCGTCGCCTTTAAGCTCCATGGGGTCCAACCTGTGGAAAGAAGAGCATCGATGTTTGCAATGGCTGGATTTAAAAGAACCCAAATCGGTCGTTTACGTTAATTTCGGGAGCATCACGGTGATGACGGTGAATCAAATGGTTGAATTCGCTTGGGGTTTGGCTAATAGTAAAAAACCTTTTTTGTGGATCATTAGACCCGATTTGGTACGGGGGGATTCCGCCATTTTTCTGCCGGAATTCATCGAGGAAACTAAA contains:
- the LOC108463037 gene encoding 7-deoxyloganetin glucosyltransferase-like, which gives rise to MAPISLPNKPHAVCIPFPAQGHVNPMLKVAKLLHFKGFRITFVNTEYNHKRLLKSRGPHALDGLPDFRFETIPDGLPPPDIDATQDIPALCDSTSKHCLAPFRRLLVELNVNSGVPPVTCIVADGSMSFTLEAAKELGIPSVLLWTPSACGFLAYCHFRRLIDEGFTPLKDESYLTNGYLDTVIDWIPGLKNIRIRDLPSFVRTTNPDDIMLNFFATECERASKASAIIVNTFDELEHDVVKALSSIFPKFYTIGPLHLLLNHIPPSSPLSSMGSNLWKEEHRCLQWLDLKEPKSVVYVNFGSITVMTVNQMVEFAWGLANSKKPFLWIIRPDLVRGDSAIFLPEFIEETKDRCFMASWCPQKEVLNHNAVAGFLTHSGWNSTVESISSGVAMVSWPFFAEQQTNCWFACNEWGIGMEIDNDVKREKVEKLVRELMEGKKGEEMRENAMEWKRKAEKAACLDGPSLLNLDRLINEVLLEGHE